CTTAGCCGCCGGATTTACAGTCCGGACCCGTTGACCGCTGGGGTAACCCCCCCACAGAGGCCCGAATAGTACGATTCATCTGGCGGCTTGTCAACGCCCTTTCCGCAAATCAGTCATATTTTCTTCATAAAACGTTCTGGAATGGCTTAGACTGCCGCTGTCGAGTTTTTAGCTATAAAAAATATCATGATGAAAAAAGCTTTAGGTGGCCTCGTTTATTCCACCGAACACGGAACAATGTGCCCAGATTGCAGCCAGCCCAAAGACGCGTGCATTTGCAAAAAACAGCCGCGCCCAGCGGGTGATGGCGTTGTGCGCGTTTCTATGGAAACCAAGGGCCGCAAGGGTAAGGGCGTCACGTTGATCAAAGGTGTGCCTTTGGATGATGATGAATTAGCTGTGCTGGCTAAGCAGTTGCGCACCCGCTGCGGTTCAGGTGGCACGGTTAAAGACGGTGTGATCGAAGTGCAAGGGGACCATTGCGATGTGGTGCTGGAATTCTTAAAGCCTAAAGGCTGGGTGGTGAAGAGGGCGGGTGGCTAGGCTGTGTTTTTATGTAGGGCGGGTGAAACCCGCGAGCAATATTGGATAAATACGCGGGGTGCAGCCCATACGCGCTAACCAAAGTCAAAAAGATCTTTTTAGTGCCTTCGGCACGTTGATTTTGGAGCGGTGGCCACCGCGGGGGCGTTCTTTTCTTGAACGGCCAAGAAAAGAACCAAAGCCGCAACCTCAAAAACACGAAGGCCCCTTCGCTGCGGACAATCGAGTCGGCGGCGGGCGGGATTGGCTCGCTCCCTCGCTCCCAAGCGATCCCCCACCCCGCTTAGTCCTTGCTCCGGCGTGTTGCAAGGGGATTGTTAAGCCCCGAGCAAAGAGCGTGGTTGTTATGCTTTTTCGCTTTTGCTAATGAAAAACTAATTTGCTTAGTGTGTATGGGGTTTCACCCGCGCTACGAATATCTGCACAAGTCTCGTGCAAGTCGGGCGGGATCACTGAGTTGATTTAATTTAAAGCCTGATTTTCTCCGTGTTTCAAGGTTTGGGTTTATCCCGTATTTTTATTCCGCCAATAAGGCCGCTTTCAAGTATTCAATAAAGCGGCTGACTTTGGGCGGGATAAAGCGGCTGCGGGGCGCGATGGCCCAGATGCCGTCTGTGAGTGCAAAAGGCTCGAGCACGCTGATCAGCTGGCCGCTTTGCAAATATGTATCGACGTAATAATCCGGCAATTGCACCAGCCCCAAGCCTTTTAAAGCCGCTTGCACTAGGCTGCCTCCGCTATTACAGCGCAAACGCCCGTTGACGGATATTTCGCGGTGTTGCGTGCCTTCCTTAAATCGCCACATATTCATCGCACCAATTAAGCATTGCTGCTGCTTTAGCTCGGCCAGCGTATGCGGTGTGCCGTGTTGATCTAAATATTGCGGCGATGCGCATACATGGTGAATACGGCTGCCTAGCTGCGTCACCATCAGGGATGATTCATCCATCGGCCCCAGCCGAATGGCCAAGTCGATATGATCTGCCACCAGATCGGCTTTGCGGTTATCAAGCAGTAATTCAGCATTGAGCTGGGGAAAGTCGATCAGGTATTGGTGCAAGATGGGCGCCACTACGGTTTCGCCGTAATAAACTGGCGCGGTGATACGCAATTTGCCTACGGGCTTATCTTGCGTTTGCAGTAGCGCCAGCTCGGCTTCGTGCAGGCCATCGAGTAGCGGGCGGCAGTATTGATAATAAAGCTGGCCTTGCTCGGTCAGGCTGACTTTACGTGTGGTGCGGTGCAATAAACGCGCGGCAAGGCGCTGCTCCAGTGCGCTGACTTGGCGGCTAACCTGCGCCACTGACATCTCCAGCTTTTGCGCTGTTAGCGTAAAGCTTTGCGTTTCTGCCACGCTGATGAATTCAACAATTCCTTGCCATTGCATGGTTTGATTCTCGGTTTAACTTAAGTCCAAAAACTATTTTTAGTGCCTGCGGCACATTGATTTAGGCGCGGGCGTCCCGCTGGACCTTCCTTTCTTGCGCGGCCAAGAAACGAAGCCAAAGAAGGCCGCCCCGACCAGCACGAAGGCCCCTCACTGCGGATAATCGGCTCGGCGAAAAAGGCTGCTCGCTCGCTGCCTCGCTACCCCTTTTCCGAAACCCCGAGCCACTTATTCCTCGCTTCGGCGTGCTTCAAGGGGGGATTTAAGCCCCATGTCACGAGTCGCGATAAAAAGTTAGTTCGCTGGGTTTGAAAACATTTAAAACCTATTTAAATATCGTAATTCAAAATCTATTTTTCTCCGTGAAACTCCGTGTTCTCTGGGGCCGAAGTGGTCAAGATTTGGGTTTTTTCGCTTGATGGGGTTCTCCCGCGTATTAATTATTACACATCAGTAACAATATCTTTCTTATTAGGCTAATTATCTTTAATTGGGTAATGGTTAAAATGGTGGTAATCAAAACGCAAGGATTCGTCATGAAGATGCTTAAAACACGTGCTGCTGTTGCTTGGGGGCCTAATCAGCCTTTGGTGATTGAAGAGCTTGATCTGATGCCGCCGCAAAAAGGCGAGGTATTGGTGCGTATCGTGGCGAGTGGGGTTTGCCATACTGATGCTTACACTTTATCGGGCAAGGATTCGGAAGGGGTTTTCCCTGTGGTGCTGGGGCATGAGGGTGCTGGTGTGGTGGAGGCTATTGGCGAGGGAGTAACTAGCGTTGCAATTGGCGATCATGTGATTCCGCTTTACACCCCAGAATGTGGCGAATGTAAGTTTTGCTTATCTGGCAAAACCAATCTGTGCCAAAAAATCCGCGCCACCCAAGGCCGCGGTGTGATGCCGGATGGCACCACGCGTTTTTATAAAGATGGTCAGCCGATTTATCACTATATGGGCACGTCTACTTTTTCTGAATACACCGTGCTGCCAGAAATCTCGCTGGCAAAAATCAATAAAGAAGCGCCTTTAGAAGAGGTCTGTCTGCTGGGCTGCGGCGTGACTACCGGCATGGGCGCGGTGATGAATACCGCCAAGGTAAAAGCCGGCGACACCGTGGCGATTTTTGGCCTGGGCGGGATTGGCCTCTCGGCAGTGATAGGTGCGCGTATGGCCGGGGCGAGTCGGATTATTGGTATCGATATCAATACCAGCAAATTTGAATTGGCCAAGCAGCTAGGTGCAACCGATGTGATTAATCCTAAAGACTTTGAAAAGCCGATTCAGGATGTGATCGTAGAAATGACCGATGGCGGCGTGGATTTCTCATTTGAATGTATCGGCAATGTGAATGTGATGCGCTCGGCGCTGGAATGCTGCCATAAGGGCTGGGGCGAATCGGTGATTATTGGCGTGGCTGGGGCTGGTGAAGAAATCTCCACTCGACCATTCCAGCTGGTCACCGGCCGCGTATGGCGTGGCTCGGCCTTTGGCGGCGTGCGTGGCCGCAGCGAGCTGCCAAGCTTTGTTGATCGCTATATGAAAGGCGAATTTGCGCTTTCTGATTTCATTACCCACACCATGCCGCTGGAAGAAATCAACACCGCCTTTGAGTTAATGCACGAAGGCAAATCAATTCGCTCTGTGATCCATTTTTAAGGTTTTATCCGCGTATAAAAAGCCTAAGTTCTGTAGACACAGAGAAAAACGAATGAATTCTGAGTTTTTCTTAATGGTTTTCTCGCTGTTCTTCTTCGTGTTCTCTGTCTCTACAGATCTGTTTTAGGTTTTTTGTATTTAGCTTTTGGATATTTAAAGGATGCTTATGTCTCTGGAACTTATCAGCAGTAACCGCAGCTTTGGTGGCTGGCATAAACGTTATAAGCATCAGGCCAGCAGCACTTCGTGCGAGATGACGTTTGCGGTGTATTTGCCGCCGCAAACGGCTCAAGGTGGCAAGGTGCCGGTGGTTTATTGGCTATCTGGCCTGACCTGCAATGACGAAAACTTTGCCACCAAAGCAGGTACGCAGCGGGTGGCGGCACAGTTGGGGATTGCTTTGGTCATGCCAGACACCAGCCCGCGCGGCAGTGAAGTCGCCGATGCGGGGCGTTATGATTTGGGGCAGGGCGCGGGCTTTTATGTGAATGCCACCGAGGCACCGTGGCAGCGGCATTACCAGATGTACGATTATATCGTCAGCGAATTGCCTGCTTTAATCGAAGGGCATTTTCCTGTAACGAATATAAAGTCCATTAGCGGGCATTCGATGGGTGGGCATGGCGCTTTGATGATTGCTTTAAAAAACCCGCAAGCCTATCGATCCGCCTCGGCTTTTGCTCCGATTGTGAATCCCGCCCAAGTACCTTGGGGTGAAACGGCGTTTAGTGAGTATCTGGGGGATGATAGAAATAAATGGCTGGCTTATGACAGCTGCCATTTAATGCAGCACGCAAGCCGAATGTTGCCGCTACTGATTGATCAGGGCGATCAAGATAGCTTTATGCCACAGCAATTGCAGCCGGAGGCCTTAGAGAAAATCGCCTTGGCCAAACAATGGCCATTTACATTAAATATCCAGCCGGGCTACGACCACAGCTATTACTTTATCGCCAGCTTTATTGAAGCGCATTTACGTTTTCATGCGGATCATTTGGGGGTGTAGTTCAGTTTTAGTGCCTTCGGCACGTTGGTTTTGGTGCGGGATCCCCGCTGGGACTCACTTTCTTGCTTCGCCAAGAAAGTAAGCAAAGAAGGCGACCCCACGAAACACGAAGGCCCCTGCGCTGCGGACAATCGAGTCGGCGGCGGGCGGGATTGGCTCGTTCCTCGCTCCCTTGCCGAAACCCCGCCCCGCTTGTTCCTCTCTCCGGCGTGTTTCAAGGGGAGATTTAAGCCCCGTGCCACCAGCCGCTATATGAATCCTTATTGCGGGGCTTTAAAATACTCAAAATCTACAAAACAACATAACTCAAGCCTTGTTTTTCTCCGTGTTCTCCGTGGTTCAATATTTGAGTTTTGTAAGCTAAAATTACAATAAAAAACGCGGGCCCCATCCACCCTTTAAGATCAATTATCTTGTAGGGTGGGTGAAACCCGCGTTTTATCGTGTATCTATCGGCAGGGTGCCGAGTATTTATTACTTCTGTGCGCGATCGTAGCTTTCCATGATCTCAGCATGGGCTGCGGCTTTGTCGCCCCAACCCGTAATCTTCACCCACTTGCCTTTTTCTAAGTCTTTATAGTGCTCGAAGTAGTGTTTTACTTGAGCCAACAACAGTTCTGGCAGGTCTTCCAGTTTTTGGATGTGTGCATACATAGCACAAACTTTTTCTACGGGTACGGCAATCACTTTTGCGTCCATACCTGCTTCGTCTTCCATGCCCAATACGCCAATCGCGCGGCATTTGATAACCATACCTGGCAGCAACGGGAATGGGGTGTGAACCAGCACATCCACAGGATCGCCATCTAGGGACAGGGTGTGCGGCACAAAGCCGTAGTTCATTGGGTAGGACATCGATGTGCCAACAAAACGATCGACAATGATAGCGCCCGATGCTTTATCGAATTCATATTTGATTGGGGGTGCATTAGCAGGGATTTCGATAATGACATTGAAATCGTTGGGTAAATCTTTGCCAGCGGCAATTTTGCTGATGTCCATTGGATGATTCCATAGTTTCAATTGAGAACGGCGGCAATTATAAAGCCTGCAGCTCTGCCATGTACAAATGCTTATGCATAAAAGTCATAGCTACGCAGCAGCCAACACTTTGGCGGTATACACTACGGTCAATCTTTTATGATTTGACTGCGATGAAGCCACATTATCTTTCCCCATTATTTGATCCGCGCTCTATAGCCGTGATTGGTGCCTCTGAAACGCTAGGGGCGGTAGGCACAACTGTCTTTGCCAATGTACTGGAGGGGGGGTATGGCGGTAAATTATTCCCTGTTAATTTACATCGCGAGCAGGTCTTGGGTATTGCCGCGTTTAAATCGATTGCCAAAGTGCCAATGGTGGTGGATTTAGCCATCATTACAACTCCGGCGAAAACGCTGCCTGATTTAATAGAAGAGTGTGGCAAAAAAGGCATAAAAGCCGCCGTAATTATGTCGTGCGATTTTGTGGGCACAGATAAAAAAAGCCAGCTTCTGCTCGATAAAATCATGGAGCGTGCACGGCATTATGGCCTGAGGATTATTGGCCCAACGGTATTTGGCCTGTGCCGCGTTAGCTCCAAGCTGATGGCTGGCAATTATCAAGGCAAGCTTAAAAACGGCAGCATGGCGCTGGTGTCGCAGTCTTCATCAATTACCTCTGCGATTTTAGATTGGGCTGAATCGCATGATGTAGGGTTTTCATCGGTGGTGTCCTTAGGCACAGCGGTGGATGTGGATGTGGGCGAGGTGCTCGATTACCTAGTGGCAGATCCTAAAACGCAAAGTATTTTGCTGTATATCGAAGATTTACAAGAGGCGCGCACCTTTATGTCGGCGGTGCGGGCTGCTGCACGTTCCAAACCGGTGATGGCGCTGAAAGTCGGCCGCTATAACGATAACTCGGTAGCGCATGGTCGTACCCATTCTGAGCGTTTAATTGGCCGTGATGATGTGTTTGATGCGGCGCTGAAACGCGCTGGTGTGCTGCGTTTGCGTTCAATGAATCAGCTCTTTACCGCAGCCAAAGTGCTGAATGGCACTTTTAAAACCAAGGGCCGCCGTCTTGCGATTGTTACCAACGGCATTGGTGCGGGCATGATGGCGGTAGATAGAGCGCGCGATTTACACGTGGAGCTGCCTGAATTAACCGCTGGCACGGTCGCTTGGTTGACAAAAAACCTACCCGCGCAGGCGCGGCGAAATAATCCAGTGGATATTCTGGGCGATGCATCCCCTGAGCGCTTTAAGCTAGTGGCAGAGGCCTTGCTGGCGGACGCTAATATTGACGGTGTGTTGGTGGTATTTACCCCGCAAGCGGGTACCGATCATTTACGCACTGCCGAAGCCATGATTGCGCTGAAAAAAACCAGCGATAAACCGCTGTTGATGGCGTGGATAGGCGGCAAGAAAGTCGATGCCAGTCGTAAATTATTAAATAAGGCCGGTTGCGCTAGTTTTTCTGCACCAGAGCACGCCGTAGAGGTGTTTTATTCTTTAGCTGCTTGGCAGCATAACCAGCAGCTCTTGTTACAAACGCCTGCACCGCTTGGTGAGTGGATTGCGCCAGATATGGAAACGGCGCGCATGGTGATTGATAACGCGCTGGCTTCAGGGCGCAGCATGCTCGATGAAATCGAATCTAAGGCCGTGCTGCGGGCATTTCATATTCCAGTTGCGCTCACTGTAAGGGCCAATAGCGCCGATGATGCGGTAAACGCTGCCATGGGGATGGGCCTGCCGGTGGTGCTGAAAATAGACGCCATTGATGTGATGCACAAAACGGATATAGACGGTGTAGTGCTCAATCTAAACAGCCTAATTAGCGTGGCCACTGAGGCGAATAAAATGCTGAGCCGTGCGCATGATCGCTTAGGTGTAGAGCGGGTGCGTGGGTTAACGGTACAACCCATGCATGGCAAAAAAAATGCGCGTGAGTTGATGGTTGGGGTGGTCAGTGATTCGGCATTTGGCCCAGTTATCAGCTTTGGTGCGGGCGGGATTGCGGTTGAAGTATTTAATGACATTGCAGTTTCTTTGCCGCCGCTCAATGGTTATCTGGCCGAGAATTTAATCCGCCGTACCCGCATAAAAAAAATGCTTGCACCGTTTAGAAACCAGCCTGCGGTGGATATCGAGGCGGTTAAAAATGTGCTATTGCGTGTTTCTGAGATGGTTTGTGAGCTGCCGCAGATTCAGCAGCTGGATATTAACCCGCTGGTCGCCGATGAAAACGGCGTGATCGCCGTTGATGCAAGTATTATTGTGGGGGCCGTGGATAGCAAAGCCCGCCGCTACGCGCATATGGCGATTCATCCCTATCCATCACATCTAATGCAGCTTACTCAGTTAAAAACCGGTATGCCGATGGTGTTACGGCCTATCCGTCCTGAGGATGCAGAGCTGCTGATCCAGTTTGTGAGTCGTTTATCGGATGAAACACGTTACAACCGCTATATGAGCGTGCTTAAGTCCCTGCCGCAAAGTCTGCTGGCGCGCTTTACCCACCTAGATTACGCCAGAGAAATGGCCATTGCCGCGACGGTGCAGGCAGGGCAGGGTGAGCAAATTATTGGCGTGGCACGC
This genomic interval from Iodobacter fluviatilis contains the following:
- a CDS encoding translation initiation factor Sui1, with protein sequence MMKKALGGLVYSTEHGTMCPDCSQPKDACICKKQPRPAGDGVVRVSMETKGRKGKGVTLIKGVPLDDDELAVLAKQLRTRCGSGGTVKDGVIEVQGDHCDVVLEFLKPKGWVVKRAGG
- a CDS encoding LysR family transcriptional regulator, whose protein sequence is MQWQGIVEFISVAETQSFTLTAQKLEMSVAQVSRQVSALEQRLAARLLHRTTRKVSLTEQGQLYYQYCRPLLDGLHEAELALLQTQDKPVGKLRITAPVYYGETVVAPILHQYLIDFPQLNAELLLDNRKADLVADHIDLAIRLGPMDESSLMVTQLGSRIHHVCASPQYLDQHGTPHTLAELKQQQCLIGAMNMWRFKEGTQHREISVNGRLRCNSGGSLVQAALKGLGLVQLPDYYVDTYLQSGQLISVLEPFALTDGIWAIAPRSRFIPPKVSRFIEYLKAALLAE
- a CDS encoding S-(hydroxymethyl)glutathione dehydrogenase/class III alcohol dehydrogenase, with the translated sequence MLKTRAAVAWGPNQPLVIEELDLMPPQKGEVLVRIVASGVCHTDAYTLSGKDSEGVFPVVLGHEGAGVVEAIGEGVTSVAIGDHVIPLYTPECGECKFCLSGKTNLCQKIRATQGRGVMPDGTTRFYKDGQPIYHYMGTSTFSEYTVLPEISLAKINKEAPLEEVCLLGCGVTTGMGAVMNTAKVKAGDTVAIFGLGGIGLSAVIGARMAGASRIIGIDINTSKFELAKQLGATDVINPKDFEKPIQDVIVEMTDGGVDFSFECIGNVNVMRSALECCHKGWGESVIIGVAGAGEEISTRPFQLVTGRVWRGSAFGGVRGRSELPSFVDRYMKGEFALSDFITHTMPLEEINTAFELMHEGKSIRSVIHF
- the fghA gene encoding S-formylglutathione hydrolase, whose protein sequence is MELISSNRSFGGWHKRYKHQASSTSCEMTFAVYLPPQTAQGGKVPVVYWLSGLTCNDENFATKAGTQRVAAQLGIALVMPDTSPRGSEVADAGRYDLGQGAGFYVNATEAPWQRHYQMYDYIVSELPALIEGHFPVTNIKSISGHSMGGHGALMIALKNPQAYRSASAFAPIVNPAQVPWGETAFSEYLGDDRNKWLAYDSCHLMQHASRMLPLLIDQGDQDSFMPQQLQPEALEKIALAKQWPFTLNIQPGYDHSYYFIASFIEAHLRFHADHLGV
- the ppa gene encoding inorganic diphosphatase, with product MDISKIAAGKDLPNDFNVIIEIPANAPPIKYEFDKASGAIIVDRFVGTSMSYPMNYGFVPHTLSLDGDPVDVLVHTPFPLLPGMVIKCRAIGVLGMEDEAGMDAKVIAVPVEKVCAMYAHIQKLEDLPELLLAQVKHYFEHYKDLEKGKWVKITGWGDKAAAHAEIMESYDRAQK
- a CDS encoding bifunctional acetate--CoA ligase family protein/GNAT family N-acetyltransferase; translated protein: MKPHYLSPLFDPRSIAVIGASETLGAVGTTVFANVLEGGYGGKLFPVNLHREQVLGIAAFKSIAKVPMVVDLAIITTPAKTLPDLIEECGKKGIKAAVIMSCDFVGTDKKSQLLLDKIMERARHYGLRIIGPTVFGLCRVSSKLMAGNYQGKLKNGSMALVSQSSSITSAILDWAESHDVGFSSVVSLGTAVDVDVGEVLDYLVADPKTQSILLYIEDLQEARTFMSAVRAAARSKPVMALKVGRYNDNSVAHGRTHSERLIGRDDVFDAALKRAGVLRLRSMNQLFTAAKVLNGTFKTKGRRLAIVTNGIGAGMMAVDRARDLHVELPELTAGTVAWLTKNLPAQARRNNPVDILGDASPERFKLVAEALLADANIDGVLVVFTPQAGTDHLRTAEAMIALKKTSDKPLLMAWIGGKKVDASRKLLNKAGCASFSAPEHAVEVFYSLAAWQHNQQLLLQTPAPLGEWIAPDMETARMVIDNALASGRSMLDEIESKAVLRAFHIPVALTVRANSADDAVNAAMGMGLPVVLKIDAIDVMHKTDIDGVVLNLNSLISVATEANKMLSRAHDRLGVERVRGLTVQPMHGKKNARELMVGVVSDSAFGPVISFGAGGIAVEVFNDIAVSLPPLNGYLAENLIRRTRIKKMLAPFRNQPAVDIEAVKNVLLRVSEMVCELPQIQQLDINPLVADENGVIAVDASIIVGAVDSKARRYAHMAIHPYPSHLMQLTQLKTGMPMVLRPIRPEDAELLIQFVSRLSDETRYNRYMSVLKSLPQSLLARFTHLDYAREMAIAATVQAGQGEQIIGVARFTANPDKDSCEFAVVIDDAWQGKGLGNRLMEALFTAARDMGISVIEGEVLSSNKTMLAFMKYLGFTIQTHPEDNGLKWVVKML